GCTGGATGTCCACCAACGACGTTCGCACAAAATCTTTTCTGTCAGAACCGACCCATATCATCGCGACCCGGATGGCGAATTTATACCCCTCGCCCACGTTCAAAATTCGCCCCAGCCTAACCCTGACCTTTATGGCGCAGGTCAAACCGAAATCCGACAATCTGGTTGTCGATGGATTTGTCGCTGTCCGCTTTAATGATGGCCTGTTATGGGTGCCGCAAAATCACATCATGACCAAAGCGGATGCGCTGGCCAACCCGGTGGACATTGTTGAAACGGCCAAAATGTTCCTGGGTGATCCGTATTTGTATGGCGGGCGTGGCCATGGCGGGATTGATTGTTCCGGGCTGGTTCAAATCGCCCTGCAACGCAACGGCATTTCCTGTCCCCGTGACGCAGACATGCAGGAAAACGTGGTCGGCGAAGCCGTGCCTGTATCCTTAAAAAACCTGCGCCGTGGTGATTTGGTCTATTTCCCCGGCCATGTCGGCATCATGATCAACCGCACACACATGATCAACGCCACCGCCCGCTTTATGCAGGTGGTGATTGAGCCCGTCCGCGATG
The genomic region above belongs to Micavibrio aeruginosavorus EPB and contains:
- a CDS encoding C40 family peptidase: MTETYIVNTPATWIRTRPAHEPMIGRRDSQVLFGETVRGDNNLYQHWIAATSAQDGYEGWMSTNDVRTKSFLSEPTHIIATRMANLYPSPTFKIRPSLTLTFMAQVKPKSDNLVVDGFVAVRFNDGLLWVPQNHIMTKADALANPVDIVETAKMFLGDPYLYGGRGHGGIDCSGLVQIALQRNGISCPRDADMQENVVGEAVPVSLKNLRRGDLVYFPGHVGIMINRTHMINATARFMQVVIEPVRDVKKACNDTITAVRRLPPLVPGVAL